A single genomic interval of Malania oleifera isolate guangnan ecotype guangnan chromosome 13, ASM2987363v1, whole genome shotgun sequence harbors:
- the LOC131145432 gene encoding probable (S)-N-methylcoclaurine 3'-hydroxylase isozyme 2 has product MGLLNILSEEISFFPTLLLLSIPILFVILKNSLLKSSSYLLPPGPRPCPVIGNIHQIGNMSHVALSNLAKVHGPLMSLRLTGQLLIVRSSPTTAMEILKTHDRVLSGRYIVNAVPVKSPELNHLSLGFASECTKQWKLLRTICRTELFSPKALDSQIKLREKKVMEMVEFLGKNGGKAVNVGEIVFATAFNVLGNVMFSRDLVDLQGRGMGGEMKELITRILELISSPNISDFYPIVGQWDVQGIRKKTHEAFRRVFSIWDDIITERREQTKDSRPKDFLDSLLHTRFNNDQINQFFMELFIGGSETTSETTVWAMAELIKNQESMQKLRKELTNEIGGDIVRDSHLPNLPYLQACIKETMRLHPIVPLLVPRQALETCEVMGYNVPKDSQVLVNVWAIGEIPSIGRIP; this is encoded by the exons ATGGGTCTTCTAAACATTTTATCAGAAGAGATCTCATTCTTTCCAACCCTCCTCCTCCTAAGCATACCCATTCTCTTTGTGATTTTGAAGAACTCCCTACTGAAAAGTAGTTCATACTTACTTCCACCGGGGCCACGCCCATGTCCTGTCATAGGAAACATCCACCAAATTGGAAATATGTCTCACGTTGCATTGAGTAACTTAGCCAAAGTGCACGGTCCACTCATGTCATTACGCCTTACTGGCCAACTCCTCATTGTCAGATCATCTCCAACTACGGCAATGGAAATTTTGAAGACCCATGATCGTGTATTATCAGGTCGATACATTGTGAATGCAGTTCCAGTTAAAAGCCCAGAACTCAATCACTTGTCACTTGGATTTGCAAGCGAATGCACTAAACAATGGAAGCTCTTAAGGACAATTTGTCGCACTGAGTTGTTCTCTCCTAAAGCATTAGATTCTCAAATCAAGTTGAGGGAGAAGAAGGTGATGGAGATGGTGGAGTTTTTGGGTAAAAATGGAGGGAAAGCAGTGAATGTTGGGGAAATAGTGTTTGCTACTGCTTTCAATGTTTTAGGCAATGTTATGTTCTCACGGGATTTGGTAGATTTACAGGGGAGGGGCATGGGTGGTGAGATGAAAGAACTCATAACAAGAATTCTAGAGTTGATTTCGTCGCCAAATATATCAGATTTTTATCCCATCGTAGGTCAATGGGATGTTCAAGGCATACGAAAGAAGACCCACGAGGCCTTTAGGAGAGTGTTTTCAATTTGGGATGACATTATTACAGAAAGAAGAGAACAGACTAAAGATTCAAGACCAAAAGATTTTTTGGACTCTTTGCTTCATACCAGATTCAACAACGATCAGATCAATCAATTTTTCATG GAATTGTTTATTGGTGGAAGTGAAACTACTAGTGAGACAACTGTGTGGGCAATGGCAGAGCTAATAAAAAATCAAGAATCCATGCAAAAGCTTCGCAAAGAGCTCACAAACGAGATTGGTGGGGACATTGTGAGGGATTCTCATTTACCAAACCTGCCCTATCTGCAAGCTTGTATCAAAGAGACAATGAGATTGCACCCTATTGTACCCTTACTCGTCCCTCGCCAAGCCTTGGAAACCTGCGAAGTCATGGGTTATAATGTGCCCAAGGACTCTCAGGTGCTTGTGAATGTGTGGGCGATAGGCGAGATCCCAAGCATTGGAAGGATCCCTTGA